A region of the Silene latifolia isolate original U9 population chromosome 9, ASM4854445v1, whole genome shotgun sequence genome:
ccctaccatacaattaaatttggaccacacaaacacttaccaaaaaaggaaatagggaggttattgtgaataaccgaaaaaggaaatagggaggtttattgtgaattggagggagtaccttACTAATTAATCCGTTTCTTTTTAAGACGAATATGTTGGTCTCAAAAAAATCTAAATTTGCAAAATACTTGTGCATTATGAAATTGTGCGTTAAACATTCGTTTCCCTACCAACTATGGGAATCTTGTGTTTGGAGGACAGTGCGTAGACGCATGCCCACCTGAAATACCGACCAAAATTATATAACCCATCAACTCACTCTAGAACTTGCCCTGATTTCACCAACTTTGGGGATTCTTGACAACTGTTTGACTCGACTCCTTGTTTTGGTCCAAATTAGCTAGAGGTTTCGCTTTTACCTAATGCCTCGGTTTCCGCAAAGGCGAGAAAAGGGTAGTACGTATATGCAATCTTTATGAAAATTGCGTTGAGAATTGCATAAAATAactaaaatttgacaataaaAAAGAAATATAACCGGTTAAGTGAATCATTTATCTTGATTCCCGATGGAAATCTTAATGGTATGGTACAATTGTTGTATATTGTTTACCTCAACAAAAACACTAAAAATATGACAAATATCGCCTCAAAATACACAACCGATTTCCAAATAATTTACAAAGTAATCGCGATAGAAGCTTCATCGCACCATTTGGTTTGCTACCGTTAATCCAGCCATGACccttattgtgttttttttttcctcaactcgaatccagATTACACTAGATGATCATTCATATCAGCTAGAAAATCCTTTAACAACAATTTTCGGAACGAAACCTCATTATTGTTATGTGGAATTACATCCCTTTGACATGCTACACATTTTATGGATGTCACACCATTTTCCCATTTCTTGGACACCATAGCTCTTTCGCGTCTTCTTCTTTTCAAGATTATAAATCCGCTAATAAATTTCACCCAAATTGGTCGTCTCAAACCTTGTAGTAAACTATAATAACAATTCTCCAATTTATGAACAATCTCATCACTTGTTGGACGATCATCAACATTAGAAGACACACAACGAATAGCCAAGTCTAAAACTTGCATCATAACACCTTCCATGAACCTTGAAAATGTCattttttggtcgaaaattcgACTAAATTCTCGCTTTTCGACCAATGGTACGACCCAATCAATCAAGGAAGTTGTAGACCTTGTTGCATCAATCACCTTTTCGCCGGTAATTATCTCCAACAATACAACTCCAAAGCTAAACACATCATTTTTAGTGCTTAGCATGCATGGAGTGGTATAACTTGGGTCCAAGTACCCAATTGTACCGGCGGGTTGAGTCGTTGGGATAACACGGTTAACACGGCCGGGAAGTCGATTAACTGCCACGTCATCGAGCCTTACGGCTAAACCAAAGTCTATTAACTTTGGCCTAAAATTATTGTCAAGCAATATGTTGGTTGACTTGATATCCCTATGAATTACCTTTGGTTTAAGGGTATGTAGAAATTGTAAGGCTCTTGCAATTTGAAGGGCGATTTCGACACGTTTTTCCCAAGTTAAGATGATTGAGGGATGGGAGTTGGTATGTAACAAGTCATGTAGTGTACCATTTGGTATTAACTCCATGACTAACATAGCAACACTAGTAACCTTGTTGATCTGTCGGATACTTCTAATTGAGTCAGGACTAGTTCCGAGTAAACTAACAATGTGGTGAGTTTTTGGAAGGGAGGAAAGAATAGATGCTTCGTTGTCGAGTTTGGTGTTGTCTTGGAGATTTTGAAGCCCAAGTGACCATCTCTTTATCGCTACGACTTGCCCGTCTTCAAGTGAAcctttgtagatgcatccatggCTTCCTTTACCAATGATTTGTGAATTGGAGAAATGCTTTGTAGCTTTACTAAGCTCCTCATACTCAAACTCCCTCATGATAACTACTTTGCTTAATTTACTAGCTCTAAGCTAGCTAACCCAATGTCTATATATAATGTAATAGTGGATTAGTGGGTATTCAAAAAGCGGGCAGGTATCGTATTAAATCTGTGTCGTGACACTCTTTAACAAATGTTGCATACATACATACTAATAAGTTATAAATGCTTTACTCTTGTAATTATGTTCCTTTAGGATCTCACAACATTATTTCAGATGTCAATTAACTTAGTTGGTAAAGTCATGAGCGGTAGTACTCATGATCTGGTTCCAACCCCGACAGAATTAAAACCGCCCTTATGACTCTCTTTATACAAaaaagaaaaaggatcccatagCATTATGGAAAGAGATACGATTGAAATCATTGAATGTTGAGTATAGTACAGTTTCAATTACAAGACGAGGAGAATAAAGAGGTTTTAGGGGACAAGTCACGTACTAAAGAGTAAAGAATCATGTAAAAAATTGAAAAGTTGTAAAAAGCAAAAGGGTAAACCAGCAAAAGTAAAGGAATCTCTCAaagatagaaaaaaaaaagtagattTCTTTGGCCCTTAACTATGTTAATGCTCTTTTAcggcaaattctcatttaagacgagtCAAATATGCCCATGTAGGACAATGAGTAGATTATACAACTTGTTGACTTGTTGTATGCAGTTGTATGATGTAGAATCCGAGCTGTgtactaaagttttcgagttttgtttaaaagaatctgagttatgctgtaaagtttttgaactcacacacttaaacataaaaaaaataaactcttataaaactcaaaaaaattacaaataaacTCGGATTAATGTATAAGGGTGTACAATgtttattatacaactggttgtatagtagtATTTGTGCATGTAGGAGGGGTAGAACAAAAGTAGAATACATTGGAAAAGACAAATAATTTATCTGTGGAATGATATTTGACCTGTTTTGTTATTAAGACGGATATAACCATCTTAGAGAAAACTAGTTGTTATTTTTATAAAGTTAAACCAATTAAGTATGGAATTTATGAATATACGAACATGTGATCAATTAATACATTCTTTTGAATAAGATAGGTAAGTTGAATCTAATCATTTTATAGGCTTTAAAACCACATCAAAGAATTAATTAGACGCCAAGAATGTCTACAATCAATTAAATTGCGGCGACTTTGTTAACCTCACGAAAATAAATATTGCTAGACTACCACATCTTGGAAGTATTGAATGACGTAACGTACCTTTGCATACGGACAAGCGTATTACTCCGTACAAACTAAAAAACTTGACAAAATCTCAATTGTGACGAACAAAATCCGTCATACATTAGAATTATAATAGGATACCGAGCACGGAAACACATTTGCGAAAAAAAATACACTGAAAATCTCGAATATTGGGAATCTTTAAAGTGAAATAGAAAAATGTTTCAAAGTTATTCCTTCGTCCGGATCAATAGTTATGTCTTCTACATAAGGGTATTTTAGTTAATACAGAGTAGTAATGAGCTGATGACCCACTCCAAGCAGTCAAACATCATCCAAAGCCACCTTGCTCATCTGCCCCAACAAACCCCACTATCCTTAACCAAACCCGAGTCCCGACCTTCGCCATAAGTATGTCAACAATGAGTCCTGTCTTTCATAACAAGAAATTTTCTCCAGAATTTCTCTAATGGGCAATGCAAACATCATAAACAATTACTCCGTATTAACTAATAAAGTACAGCCCAACAACACACATTATACATACCAATTATCGGTTTTGAAACTTTTCAGACAGCAACAAGATGTCAGGAATAGCGAAATAAACCAGGGACCGATAAAATTGGAGAAAAGCATAAGCTTAAGTCTAAACCACTCTATAAAACTAGTGGATAGCTGCATTACAGGTTGCTTCCTGTAAAGTAAAAGTCTCGTCTGCGTATGGTAGTCACACAAGACTAACCTCCCATTTTCCCGTCTCTTAGTTATATACACATCAAAGCCTCAAAGGGTTAAAGAAAATGGCCAACTCCATAATTATGTCAACATCGAGTCCTGTCTTTCATAACCAGAAATTTGCTCCAGAATCTCTCAAATGTAATGCAAACATTAACAACTAACTATTAACCATTGAATCCTGTTTTCCTCCTCGATACTTTTGACAAGTCTTTCATATCTCATGTCAAGTTTTTCACTCTCACAAAATTAGAGAAAAGCACATATTTGCTATATGAATTCATACGATTATGTGATGCTTACCCATGACTACAGGTTTTTTCCTGCATAATAAAAGTCGTCTGTGTACACCTGCCCCCCTCCTTACCCAGCAATTTGCAGTAACTATTGAGGCACaaggtaatgttgttgttgtcgtcgtaGAAAAAGTCGTCTACGTATGGTTGTCACACAGGCAGGCCAAACAACCACGCTCCTCCACCAAGCTCCATTATCATACTATTACATGATCTCACACAACACCAAACTCCCATTTTCCCGTCTCTTGTACATCAAAGGCACTTAATAATATTTCAACACTCTTTTCAAAACAACCGGACTTTGACAATAAATCGTTCAAGTAGTCTCTGATTCCAAAATATCAGGAATATATCTAATATCTAGGGACTATGCTTGTAATATCCCCCTTAGCTAgtagtataaataggagtaatTGGTTGTTACTCAGTTGCAACTTGCAAGTGTCGAACACAGCTACTATCTGGAAATTTTCATGATTTTGTGGTGACACGCACCAAACAACAAAGTAATATGTCGAAGTAACACGGGGAGAGGGGGAATGATGTGGGCTCAGAAAATGTACAGCAGTTAAATTCTACAGCATGCAAGAAAATGTAAATCAAGCTTATAAAAATAGGGAACGTAACATTGAGAAAATTGGAAATGGAATACACTCAATTGGGCGGAGTATTTTACAAGGTATTGTCATAATCTTGATAAAAAGTTGCTCATGAACTACCCAGAAGTAAAATACATGTTTCTACTGTTAGGCATGGGTTCTTCCTTTGTTCGCAGAACATCAAAAACGACAAGAAAGCAACATACCTCATATATGTCCAATGCCAACACTTTCTttattttcctcttcttcttcttcttcttcatctttttTATCAAATTCCTCACCACCGGATTCCAGCAGAAACTTTTGATTATCTTCAGCAATAGATTGACCACGACCGTATGAAGAGATCTTATCTCCTAAAGTAGCATTTCTTTTATAATTCCATACGAGCATCGAAACATAATCTTGAGGTGATATTAGCCCTTGCTCTTTAATGCATTTCAATTGATCCTCCAAGGTCTTTGGATCACTAAGACTCAGATACTCCGTCAATGCCTTTTCATGGTCAGGTCTCCAATTACTCACAAAAGGGGAGTAATCAGTTTCAGGGACATGTGACATCCTCGTATACTTTAACCCCTCTATGGACTCCGCAAGACCCATTCTCAACATGTTCTGGTACTCAGGTGACAGCCCTTTTTTTTCCTTCAAAGGGCGACTAAGGGTACGGCTACTAATCTTGTACACTTTGGCACGTGAACGAAGTTTATATTTTGCAGCATACAGTTTGGCAAGTGAACCTCGAAGAATATAAGAGCAAAAATTAACTATTTTCTTTCTGTTATCGGCATACCTATACCACTCAACCATAGTAGAGAGGAGCTTGTTCATCTGAGCATTTGTGTGAGCTTGAGTAGCATGAAACATTCTGAAACAAGGCTGTGGATCCGGGTCTCGATCCCCCTTCAGAAAGCCCAATTTCCTAAATTGCCTAATACATTGCTTCAAACTCGCTGTAACTGACAAAAGAGTCCCCACGCCTTTCTCACTAATAATTTTTCCGCCTGAGGCAGTGTAACGGAGTGTGGGATAAACAACCCTTCGACATAACACATGGTCGAGAAACATAATGCCCTTAGTTATGTGCTCTATAGGTAGACACTCATTGTCGAGCTTGAGGAGATACTTTTCATCACAGAATTCAATTAACTGCCTTCTCAATATACCAGCATCAGCTCTAGGTCCTCGAACTCCGATCAAAATGTGACCACCATACCTGATATAATCCAGTTTCCGGGTTTTATCGGGTCCACTAGTGGGGACGAACTCAGGCCACGAAGTATTCCCTTGCTCTGCTTCACCTTCTGGCGTATTCCATATGACATCACTTTTGGAAGGACGATAGAACTCCTTGATCTTATCCTCCATCCAATGATCCAACTCATTCAAGCATATATTTGCTAGGAGTGGGGTTAGAATCCCACAATGACCCCAAGACGGAGCCTTTCCTGCCTCCTCCGGAGCAAACCCAAAAAAAGTCTCCAACCAATATGGATCAGGCTTCGGTTCATCGTCTGCTAAAACCTTCTTCTTCTGATACTTTCGACtctttttcttcattttcacACCATCTTCAATCTTCGTCACAATCACCGGTGTCACCAAGGCTGCTCTTATCAAATCAATAACCTTTTTATCCCTCACATCCTTCATTAAAGCATTCACCACCATCCCCACCTTCATTCCGTCAAGAATGGTACTCAAATCTCCTTTAATATACCACAAATACCCCGCAAAACTCCTCCTAATAACCCTCAAAACAGTATGAGACGTTCTACCAGGTCTAAAAGCATACGACTTCTGAGAAAATCGTGCCTCATAAATCGGCTCCAAAACCATAAACAAAACCTCCTGAACAACCCTATCTTGAAACGGGGTAGGCTGCGTAGTGGTCAATATATTCTTAATCTTCCTCTTTGACAACGAATCATAATCCGTCTTATCCCTCGGAGACCTAATATAAAAATTCAACCTTGCACCCCACTTAAACCTATCATCAAGAACAGCATTCCTAAGAGCCAACAAA
Encoded here:
- the LOC141599042 gene encoding nuclear intron maturase 2, mitochondrial is translated as MHQKIAVLGYRFLGSSINQSIRKPTFLCKLLTQLGRNPNGFSLSRALSSGAGFQNDRVGFRNDRVGYRNERKKPDPDDPMSLMKEDGVGVCSQMWIENFRDPERTVTNLTTYIRKFELWVLAYQKVYADEVGSYLPRNSIQRVALEDLLALRNAVLDDRFKWGARLNFYIRSPRDKTDYDSLSKRKIKNILTTTQPTPFQDRVVQEVLFMVLEPIYEARFSQKSYAFRPGRTSHTVLRVIRRSFAGYLWYIKGDLSTILDGMKVGMVVNALMKDVRDKKVIDLIRAALVTPVIVTKIEDGVKMKKKSRKYQKKKVLADDEPKPDPYWLETFFGFAPEEAGKAPSWGHCGILTPLLANICLNELDHWMEDKIKEFYRPSKSDVIWNTPEGEAEQGNTSWPEFVPTSGPDKTRKLDYIRYGGHILIGVRGPRADAGILRRQLIEFCDEKYLLKLDNECLPIEHITKGIMFLDHVLCRRVVYPTLRYTASGGKIISEKGVGTLLSVTASLKQCIRQFRKLGFLKGDRDPDPQPCFRMFHATQAHTNAQMNKLLSTMVEWYRYADNRKKIVNFCSYILRGSLAKLYAAKYKLRSRAKVYKISSRTLSRPLKEKKGLSPEYQNMLRMGLAESIEGLKYTRMSHVPETDYSPFVSNWRPDHEKALTEYLSLSDPKTLEDQLKCIKEQGLISPQDYVSMLVWNYKRNATLGDKISSYGRGQSIAEDNQKFLLESGGEEFDKKDEEEEEEEENKESVGIGHI
- the LOC141599041 gene encoding serine/threonine-protein kinase-like protein At5g23170, whose amino-acid sequence is MREFEYEELSKATKHFSNSQIIGKGSHGCIYKGSLEDGQVVAIKRWSLGLQNLQDNTKLDNEASILSSLPKTHHIVSLLGTSPDSIRSIRQINKVTSVAMLVMELIPNGTLHDLLHTNSHPSIILTWEKRVEIALQIARALQFLHTLKPKVIHRDIKSTNILLDNNFRPKLIDFGLAVRLDDVAVNRLPGRVNRVIPTTQPAGTIGYLDPSYTTPCMLSTKNDVFSFGVVLLEIITGEKVIDATRSTTSLIDWVVPLVEKREFSRIFDQKMTFSRFMEGVMMQVLDLAIRCVSSNVDDRPTSDEIVHKLENCYYSLLQGLRRPIWVKFISGFIILKRRRRERAMVSKKWENGVTSIKCVACQRDVIPHNNNEVSFRKLLLKDFLADMNDHLV